TCCTCATGCCGGCTTTTTTTGGAACTGGGTCATGGCGTATTTTTATCCAGATAGTCCGATCATTGATTTTTCTTATAAGACCGCATGTGTGAATCAGAACTATGACAAGTTCGACGGTTCAGATAATGAGAAAAATTATGGAGGAAAAATCCATTATAACATGCGAAGCATGACAGATGTGATGCTGTTGTGTGCAACAGAAGGGCTGAAGAACTCTGAAGGTGACCCCATTGATTACAATGCATCGGGTATGACTCCGGAATTGAAAGAAAAGCCAATGATGTGGTCAGACATGAGCCGCGGTTTGGCTGCGATGCGTTCCAGCTGGGACGAAGATGCCATTTATATTCATTATGAAAACCGTTCTGATTATTTCTATGGCGGACATGAGACTCCGGAGCATGGGGACTTCCGATTATCCGCAGATGGTGTCGTTTGGAGTCCTTACACTGGTGCTTATATGAATCCATATTTTCACAATATGGTTTTAATTGATGGCAAGGCTGGTGTCTATCAACCAGTTGCGGGCCGAATGATAGGAGCCTATGACAGTGAGGCTGCGGCGACTGTTGTTTCAGATGCAACCGATGGTTATAACTGGAAGAAGGAGGAGAAGAATTTTTACATGTGGCATGAGATGATCGACTCAACTCCAGTTCACTCGGATTGGTTGCGTTATCGTGGTCTGGATATGAATCGGGATTGGGAGTTGCCGTTTCAGACGCATATGCGTGAATTCTACGATGGCTTTGCACATCTTGACTGGGGGCCATGGCATGGTGAGACACGCGGGCCGGAGTATTTCCATCGCTGGAATGATGTGGAGCGTGTGATGCGGACATTGCATTTAGCCCGCCCGGATACCAGCAAAGATGGAAAACCCTATGTGCTGATCATTGACGATGTTAAGAAAGATGATAAGATGCACCAGTTCGACTGGATGTTGACACTTGGTGGCGATGTTGAGCTCTACAAAGCAGCAACAGCTACACGCAATCGACATAACACGAAATCCATGAAAGGTGCGATTGGCAGCGATTTGATTTTCTGTCTGGCTGATACTAAACGAAAGCGGTCAAATATTCCTTTCTTTGGTGGGCAAAGACCAACGGTTGTCAGTGAGCCAAAAGAGGGAGATCCGATGTTATTGGTTCGTGTGCTTTGGAGAAACACGAATTCACCGTATCCATTACCCAGCTTTGAGCATAGCTGGAAGATTTCCCATGTGCGCGTTTCAGCCTACGCAGTTGAACCTGAGTTCCGCGTCATGCTGTTCCCGTTTCGATATGGAGAAAATTTGCCTCTAACAACCTGGAGCGATGATCGTAGTCAGCTGTCGGTTACGATAGGCGGACAGGAAGATGTTTACTCTTTTGATAAAACTGATGCTGGCAGGACCGTCTTTAGCATGGTTCGTAATGGTAAGATTGTCGCTCAGACACCGGCTAGCCCGCCGAGTCCCAAACTAGCATTGGATGAAGGCTGGAGCATTGATAAGAATGATGTTGATGAGATACGGAAACACCACTTTGCCGATTCTTTTGCAGTTGCATTTGAAGCACCACTGTCTGGTTCGGAAATTCGTTATCAAGTCCGTCCGTTGGGGGAGAACAATTCTAATCGCATAGAAGATTACACCAAGTGGGAGCTCTATTCCAAACCGATTATAGTAACTGAGAGTTCTAAAGTGACTGCGGTGACGCTCAAGGACCACTGGGTGGTTGCGCAAAACAATGTTAGCGCACCAACCTTTCTCGAACTTGTTCGACAATCACCTTTGCCTGCAGTTGATGTGAAGGGCATATCACCTGGGTTGGCCTTAGAAGTTTATGAAACCCGTAGCACTATTTTTGATGATCGAGGCTTCTTCACGGGTAAGAAAAATATGCTACCGGACTTGAGTCGGCTTAAGCCGATTGCATCAGGTGCTGTGGATGGGTTTACGGTGCCACGTGTATATCCGACTCAACCCAGATCGGAAATGGCGAAGGGATTTTATCGCTATAGAGGTTTCTTCAAAGCAGAAGAGTCTGGTGTCTATCGATTCAAGATTTTTTCACCGTCACCGATTGATTTCAAATTGAGTGCAGACACTGTTCTTTCTGTCACAGGACCATATGGTGCATCGCAGAAGAATCGTTATGGAGAGGTCAGTCTTGCCGCTGGCCTTCACCCCATTGATCTCGTTGTGTGCGATCCGGTTTTCTGGAAAGGAGCAATGGAGGCACCAATGACGCTTAATGTTGAAGTGATGTCGCCAAATGCAAATACTTATAGTGCGATTGCACCGGCTGATCTTTCACGTACGGCAAGTCAATTGGCTGCATTTGCCTCCCCAGAGATTCCCGTCATTGCTCCAGTCCACGTATCTGAAGCGTTGGTCCCGGGGTGGGTTGAAAATCGCTATGATTGGGCAGCCAATTTACCTGAAGAATGCATCCTCAAGGGAGGTCATAATAATGTGGATTTCCGTATGCCGGTCAACGGATTGCCTGAAAACTATTTCGAGCCCCTTGTTGGTGCAGAGCCGTTTGCACGCGAAATTGCGACAACGCTCAATGGAAATGATTACCTGGGTCGCGTGATTACTTATCAGGGCTATTTCAAAGCTCGCTGGAAAGGTGTTTATAGCTTTCGCCTTGATGCGACTGGAGCAAATGAGCTCTTGATCGATGGCAAGCCTATCGTTCGTAATCGCATGAATGCACCGGAGCTATTTGGGCAGGTTGAGCTTGAGCCGGGCTATTATCCAATAACAATTCGTTTGGCTGAGGGCAGCGGAATTTGTGAAGTAAAAGCGCCAGGGCATGAAGCGTTTGCTCCACTTGTCGCTGGTGATGTTTATCGACCAGAGAATATAACTCGAATCACTGACCAGGACCGTTTAGCCGCCTCGGTTGTCATTGGTGCAAATGGAGAAGCCGTATCAGTAGAAGGATATGGATCGGTAAACATTAAGACCTCAAACACTTCTGTTGTTGGGGGGAAGTCTGGCGGCAAAGCATTGGAGATGAATGGGCCACATTCTTACGTCGAATTACAAGGGCTTAATTTGCCTGATGAT
The Rubellicoccus peritrichatus DNA segment above includes these coding regions:
- a CDS encoding LamG-like jellyroll fold domain-containing protein, translating into MYRTFLGHLLSKNLSQLLCTLVLVQCHLLFGDASKHEYRGKFTPDADYVLSGQLAMDLPDLPQVPFRFITDAEGFQSSRLSAVPEPGVHPRIILSPSDIELIRKRVQSLDSQGNVFKVSWRDAQNKATLEPGKQGYNGAPWAGISPIAARALVASLTDNDKMGREAAEMTVKHAEFLEPRVDILNEHPETETYRHNFYYWSRTGVIVGGISYLEAWREGGADRVRELAKKSVEFRTKDNQWSYTSLAFEYDYAYIFMTAGERDIVRRVLSKMSVGKYTTGMEIPGHFFINNHMSMGAMFLCVPLAIEGEEGYDPRILEQIAPRLQDKLTYDISPDGILYENVKGFIPLYAVWAVGRRGDRELLRHDHLKAMVESGFYNSANLYNRFVNHGRNRPGESKVELGKADQEKRYWEFLGAGGFPHAGFFWNWVMAYFYPDSPIIDFSYKTACVNQNYDKFDGSDNEKNYGGKIHYNMRSMTDVMLLCATEGLKNSEGDPIDYNASGMTPELKEKPMMWSDMSRGLAAMRSSWDEDAIYIHYENRSDYFYGGHETPEHGDFRLSADGVVWSPYTGAYMNPYFHNMVLIDGKAGVYQPVAGRMIGAYDSEAAATVVSDATDGYNWKKEEKNFYMWHEMIDSTPVHSDWLRYRGLDMNRDWELPFQTHMREFYDGFAHLDWGPWHGETRGPEYFHRWNDVERVMRTLHLARPDTSKDGKPYVLIIDDVKKDDKMHQFDWMLTLGGDVELYKAATATRNRHNTKSMKGAIGSDLIFCLADTKRKRSNIPFFGGQRPTVVSEPKEGDPMLLVRVLWRNTNSPYPLPSFEHSWKISHVRVSAYAVEPEFRVMLFPFRYGENLPLTTWSDDRSQLSVTIGGQEDVYSFDKTDAGRTVFSMVRNGKIVAQTPASPPSPKLALDEGWSIDKNDVDEIRKHHFADSFAVAFEAPLSGSEIRYQVRPLGENNSNRIEDYTKWELYSKPIIVTESSKVTAVTLKDHWVVAQNNVSAPTFLELVRQSPLPAVDVKGISPGLALEVYETRSTIFDDRGFFTGKKNMLPDLSRLKPIASGAVDGFTVPRVYPTQPRSEMAKGFYRYRGFFKAEESGVYRFKIFSPSPIDFKLSADTVLSVTGPYGASQKNRYGEVSLAAGLHPIDLVVCDPVFWKGAMEAPMTLNVEVMSPNANTYSAIAPADLSRTASQLAAFASPEIPVIAPVHVSEALVPGWVENRYDWAANLPEECILKGGHNNVDFRMPVNGLPENYFEPLVGAEPFAREIATTLNGNDYLGRVITYQGYFKARWKGVYSFRLDATGANELLIDGKPIVRNRMNAPELFGQVELEPGYYPITIRLAEGSGICEVKAPGHEAFAPLVAGDVYRPENITRITDQDRLAASVVIGANGEAVSVEGYGSVNIKTSNTSVVGGKSGGKALEMNGPHSYVELQGLNLPDDVVTVSIWFKVGKGGRLMEGMPNKFMADFRGKDNIRTLFYRDYADSLTVSAGEGFLKQQWTLYTAILDKNSIRVFINGEFKGHSSVDRNGFYSKSTDARPTAIQFMTGNVGGVLGKVEVYNRALTEVEIGQQRF